One Aegilops tauschii subsp. strangulata cultivar AL8/78 chromosome 7, Aet v6.0, whole genome shotgun sequence genomic window carries:
- the LOC109752718 gene encoding uncharacterized protein: MAASSSSKDKFFENVINPYLREVMQHPQAIELCDGVLHIRDVQGPKATGTVDARLKAMEQEVFKCKRMVEHGLNANHFMIADFTRDLKVYGKYMKDIVFTFNEQINFLQRQIYDLQNQVFEYEARFQVPVKDKS; this comes from the coding sequence ATGGccgcttcaagctcctccaaggacaagttcttcgagaacgtcaTAAACCCATATTTGCGAGAGGTGATGCAGCACCCTCAAGCCATCGAGTTGTGTGACGGGGTGCTCCACATCCGCGACGTCCAGGGGCCCAAAGCGACGGGAACCGTGGATGCCAGGCTGAAAGCTATGGAGCAGGAAGTCTTCAAGTGCAAGAGGATGGTGGAACatggactcaatgccaatcactTCATGATCGCGGACTtcacccgtgatctcaaggtgtaTGGCAAATatatgaaggacatcgtcttcaccttcaacgagcaaatcaactttctGCAAAGACAAATCTAtgatctccaaaaccaagtctttgaatatgaagCAAGGTTtcaag